Below is a window of Flavobacterium sp. N2820 DNA.
GCCCTATAGTGAACAATTTGCAGCTACTTTAATTGCAGAAATAAACCAATTAGGCTACACAAAGACCAACTATTTAACTGATAGAGCCCAAGATGTATATCTATCGAATGATAGCGAGAACCATCCGATTAAACACTATATTAGTATTTCAACAATAGATTTAGGTGAGGCTGACTATTGGATTGTGGTAGAATACTTTTTAAAAACAAATGAATTAATAAGTAAATAAACTATAAAAAATATGGAACATCGCTTTGAAGACCAAAATTATCGTCTGACGCATTTCCAAAAAGAGGTGGCAATTGTTTGCCCTAAATGCCAAAAAAAAGCAATAACAAATGTAAATTACGAAAATAAGAAAGCCAAACTCACTTGCTCATATTGTGGTTACCATGAAATAAAAAACACATTGATGATGCATTTAGGACACACCGCACATTTTGAAGCACCAGCATGCGACTATTTTGATGTGGAACTTTGGTACTATGCCTCTTTTAAAAACGATATCTTTTTTGCCTACAACGAAGCTCATCTGCTCTATTTAGAACAATATATAGGAGCCAAACTGCGCGAACACAAAGACCGCTCACATTTTACACTCTTGGAAAAACTACCAAAGTTATATCACGAGGCCAAAAACCGTGAACCGCTTTTAAAACTAATTGATAAATTGAAAAAAAAATGAAACGTTAATATCGTTATTTCCAATTATTAATATTTAGTAGTACTTATAAAGCCGTTAGCTATTAGGGCATACTAATAAGTGTAGTGATAATTTCTATAAGCAAAGTACTCTAGAACTTTTGATTCTTTTCTAATTGTTTTGTATTACCCTAAAGCTTCATAACCTTCTTTGATATTCAGCATCTCCTCTCACTGTTGTCATGCTGAACTCGTTTCAGCATCTCTTCTCCTTCTTGTCATGCTGAACTCGTTTCAGCATCTCTCTTTTGTCATTCCGAACTCGTTTCGGAATCTCTCCTCATTCCTGTCATGCTGAACTCGTTTCAGCATCTCCTCTCCTTTTGTCATCCCGAACTCGTTTCAGCATCTCCTCTCCTTTTGTTATTCCGAACTTATCTCAGCATCTCCTCTCACTGTTGTCATACTGAACTCGTTTCAGCATCTCTCCTCTTTCCTGTCATGCTGAACTTGTTTCAGCATCTCCTCTCCTTTTGTCATCCCGAACTCGTTTCAGCATCTCTCTCTTTTGTCATTCCGAACTCGTTTCGGAATCTCTCCTCATTCCTGTCATGCTGAACTCGTTTCAGCATCTCCTCTCCATAAATTTTCCCAATTAGGGTTATGCTCCTCTATCAAATTAATTTTCCATTGTCTATGCCAATTTTTCAACTGTTTTTCTCGCGCAATGGCATCGTCGATGAATTGAAATTCTTCAAAATAGACTAACATTTTTAATTTGTATTTAGCCGTAAACTTTGAACCTTCACCATTGACATGACGTTCCATTCTATCATCAATTCCACCAGTAACACCAATGTATAAAGTACCGTTAGGTTTGTTGGTTAGAATATACACCCAGTAATTATGGTAAGCTCTATTTGCCATAGCTATTCGTTTTTATTTAGAACCTGACCCGAGCTTGCGAATTGACGAAGTAAACAAGTTCAGGTTGACAAGCAATACTCCCAGACTTCTATGTCATGCTGAACTCGTTTCAGCATCTCTTCTACTTTTGTCATTCCGAACTCGTTTCGGAATCTCACCTCAATCCTGTCATTCCGAACTCGTTTCAGTATCTCATTTCACACTCTCACTAGAACCTGACCCGAGCTTGCGAATTGACGAAGTAAACAAGTTCAGGTTGACAAGTAGTACTACCGGACTTCTCTGTCATGCTGAACTCGTTTCAGCATCTCTTAACCATCTCATTACAAACTAAACGAACACGAAAGGATAAGCTCCGCTGAACTTTGTTTTGCGCACGAGAAGGGGAAAAATTTCCCGATTAGTCCTTTCCTATCTTCAAAGAATTTGCTGTAATTGAAATAAAATCAGCTGTCTCAAATGATACGTTTACAGTAGGACAACAATCTGCATCATCTTCATCATATGCTAAAAATACTAAAGTATAATTTCCCTTATCATTTTTAACAATACTTATTTCATTTCTTCCAGGTTCAGAAGAGAATTCATAATTTTTAAACCCTTTGGAATGCATTTGAGACACAAGATAATCCACATCTTTTTTTGCTAATAATTTTAATCCGTTACCCAAGTCTATGACGTCATTATCTTTTAAAAGAAGTTTTTGATAGTGATCTGATATTGTATTTTGACCAGGTGACCAATAGAATCCAATTATATTTTCATTAAAACTAATATCTTTTAATTGTCTATGATGTAAATCTGTATATAAATCATACAAATTCAATGTATAATCTTTTTTATTTCGATAAAGACTATCAACTAAGGCAAGCTGTTTTTTAAATGTTGTAACAGAATTATTTGATAAATAAATAGTATCATTTAATTGTTCAATCTTCCAATTACAATTATCGGTTTGAATAGTAGCAATTTTTTCAATTGTACTATCAGAAATGTTAGTTAGCTCCTTAGAATATTCTTTTTTAAGGCTTTTAGCTACATCTTCTATCAATAATTTTTTGTAAAAAGTAAGTTGCTCCGCTTCTGATTTTTTAGCATTTTCTGTGTTTTCTTTTTTACAAGATAAAGTAGATAAAGCTAATAAGCTAAAAAGAATGATTTTTTTCATTTGTTTGATTTTTCAAAGTTTATATTTTAATTATAGATATTATACATCTTATAGTGAGCTAAATTGCTATATTATTTTTTTGTGATACTGAACGTATCTCCTTACTAACCAAACGAACGCAAAGGATTCGAATACGAGCGGGGTTTTACTACTTCTTTTTGTAAGAAAAACTAATCCCGAATACAACGAACCGACAAACCTGTCCCTTTATCAAAACCAATGCTGTACCATCCAATATCATCACCAGTTGATAATAGATAATATTGCCATGCATAAAAGGGCTCAAGATGTGTTGTAGTCCACCAATGACCATATCGTGTAATTGGAGTAAAATACCCAGAATGATGACGCATACCGCCTGGAAGACCACAAAAACCCACTTCATTAGTGCCGTTTCCTTCATTAGGCCAACCTTTTTCGCATTTTAACTTTCTTCCCGCTAATGGTTGACCTCCCAAAAATTCTACTAAACTTGCCCACTCGTCTTTGCTGGGGATGTGAAAACCTTCAGGAGCAAGGCCCCGTTGATCAGTAACCGCAAACCAATTATACAATTTACCATATTTTTCACCATTGCTAGCATCACTATACAGATAACACCAAGCGGGTTGATTTTCAAGATAGGCTTTTTTCCAAGCAGCATCACTTTGTGCTTCGGGAATAACATCACCATTTCTAAACGTTACTACCTCTAAATTTTTGGTTGTCCAATGTTGATTTCCTATTTGTACAGTTTCAACCTGTTGAGCGTAGATTTGAAAATTAAGCCCAATTGATGAGAAGAGTAAAAGATAAATCAATTGATCATTGATTTTTTTGTATATCGTTTTGTTTTGATGCTGCATTAATTCTTGTTTATTCATTACTACCATATCATATTTTGAAAGTTCATAAAAAGATTAGTTTTACTACTGTTTAACCAACATATATTGCTTATAATTTTTATTATCAACTATTTTCTACAATATTCATCTCTTCCTCACGCAACACATCTAATTTATAACCCATATAATATACTAATCATCATTAGGTTGAGATTTAGTTATATTGTTCAGGATTTAATCTTTTCATTTCCTTTTCCAATTCATATATGTTGTTTTCCCAAATTGATATATCTTCTTTTGCTACAGCAATTTGATTTTCCCTTTCACTTGCAGTTCTTAGAAATTTAAACTCCGTTACATTGACTAATTTCTTGTTAGCTTTTCTAAGTTCTTCGTGCGCAATATTCAATTCGTTGACGATTTCATCGATTCTCTTCTTTCTTGCTTTTTCTCGTTCTCTCTCGATGCGTTCTTGTTCTAATCGTTCTTTTTCCGCAATTATTTCTTTTTGTTTGGAAATCTCTTCGTTTTGAATTTTTAACTGCTCGTTATAAATTTCGGTTTCTTTATTTTCTCTTTCA
It encodes the following:
- a CDS encoding DUF4339 domain-containing protein; this encodes MKTFFLFIDDEQQGPFNLEELKSKKITRTTKVWFEGLDDWKNADEIEELKSLFISVPPPIKPISTPPPIKKVLSEIEVEQEDKIFGLRKKTFFISVGILVLLLSLTFKMMQSFQKDEIERENKETEIYNEQLKIQNEEISKQKEIIAEKERLEQERIEREREKARKKRIDEIVNELNIAHEELRKANKKLVNVTEFKFLRTASERENQIAVAKEDISIWENNIYELEKEMKRLNPEQYN
- a CDS encoding GIY-YIG nuclease family protein — protein: MANRAYHNYWVYILTNKPNGTLYIGVTGGIDDRMERHVNGEGSKFTAKYKLKMLVYFEEFQFIDDAIAREKQLKNWHRQWKINLIEEHNPNWENLWRGDAETSSA
- a CDS encoding fibrobacter succinogenes major paralogous domain-containing protein — encoded protein: MVVMNKQELMQHQNKTIYKKINDQLIYLLLFSSIGLNFQIYAQQVETVQIGNQHWTTKNLEVVTFRNGDVIPEAQSDAAWKKAYLENQPAWCYLYSDASNGEKYGKLYNWFAVTDQRGLAPEGFHIPSKDEWASLVEFLGGQPLAGRKLKCEKGWPNEGNGTNEVGFCGLPGGMRHHSGYFTPITRYGHWWTTTHLEPFYAWQYYLLSTGDDIGWYSIGFDKGTGLSVRCIRD